One stretch of Miscanthus floridulus cultivar M001 chromosome 18, ASM1932011v1, whole genome shotgun sequence DNA includes these proteins:
- the LOC136521297 gene encoding uncharacterized protein has translation MGNAISTAAVPALCAAMSAVELANLLGPLPGASTTVAAQAPPLHSGVRDLLLLASAAGFSVSVTFIYRHVLHQDAGNRRLPEIVSFMSCVCAGVLQFFLFVRAPGGADVDHGEQARALGLAALRVLPAAATVTFLGTMLIVAAHIRAGGEGGGGAVAVAGEEPMQAPVGLRFLSRMALAAAAGLVCLMAIAFYGAYN, from the exons ATGGGGAACGCAAtttccaccgccgccgtcccgGCCCTATGTGCCGCGATGAGCGCTGTCGAGCTCGCCAACTTGCTGGGCCCGCTGCCGGGTGCGAGCACCACGGTAGCCGCTCAAGCCCCGCCACTCCACAGCGGGGTCCGGGACCTGCTGCTCCTGGCTTCGGCGGCGGGGTTTTCTGTCTCTGTGACCTTCATTTACCGCCACGTCCTTCACCAAGATGCCGGCAACCGGCGCCTGCCGGAGATCGTGTCCTTCATGTCATGCGTGTGCGCTGGTGTTCTCCAGTTCTTCCTGTTCGTGCGGGCTCCAGGTGGTGCGGACGTGGATCACGGCGAGCAAGCCCGCGCACTTGGTCTGGCTGCTCTCCGTGTCTTGCCCGCTGCGGCCACGGTGACCTTTCTGGGCACCATGCTGATTGTCGCCGCGCACATCCGCGCAGGCGgcgaaggtggcggcggcgccgtCGCAGTCGCCGGAGAGGAGCCGATGCAGGCTCCCGTGGGGCTCCGGTTCCTCAGCAGGATGGCTTTGGCCGCTGCGGCAGGACTGGTCTGCCTGATGGCCATAGCCTTCTACGGCGCCTACAA TTAA